The Microcystis panniformis FACHB-1757 region AGTTTTGAAGAATAATTCTGTGGCTTTTGCCGCTTAATTGTTGTCAAAATGCTCGAATTTAACCGCAAAAACCTTGACCTATTGTAACTTTTATGGCCAGCGCACCTAGTACCACCTTAGATAAGTCCACTCAAGTGGTCAAAAAGACTTATCCCAACTATAAAGTTATTGTTCTCAACGATGACCTTAACACCTTCGATCATGTGGCCAATTGTTTAATTAAATATATCCCGGATATGACTACCGATCGAGCTTGGGAATTAACTAATCAAGTTCACTACCAAGGACAAGCAATTGTCTGGACAGGTCCCCAAGAACAAGCGGAACTTTATCACCAACAATTGCGACGGGAAGGATTAACTATGGCTCCTCTAGAGGCCGCATAATTATGAATAATGGTCGCTTAGTTTGGAATCATTCTACTCATATTCCGGGGTTGATTGCGGTATTAGAAAAGTTAATTACCTATCAAGGAATCACCACTGTCACCCCGGGGGTACTTTCTCGCTCAAAAGGTCATTGTCCGCGGTTACAATTGCGGATATCAGTGCCGATTCGTGGTGGTTTTAAGCTGATTGCGAGGACAGGAAAAAGTGTTCAAGAAGTCTTTGTTATCACCGATTTCAACCAAGAGGACTTAGAGATGGCTATCCAAGCTTGTTTAGGAAAATAACTGTCGTGGGTGCGTTGTTGAAAGGCTGCTGGTTACTAATTATTTTTTTTCTGTTTTTCTGTTTACATTCTCTCCCTAGTTTGGCAGTAGTGGATAGAGTTCCCTTAACAGTAACTTTATTGCAGGAACGTTTAAGCGCACCCGTCCTTAAAGAAGGGATGACTACCATCGATTTAGCCAATTTAGTTATCGATATCCGCGATGAAAATAAAGAACTACAAGAACAATTTTATCAACAGATTCAAGGTCAAATTAATCGCGCTAAACAACCCCTAGGTTTAGATTTTAGTAATTCCTTAATTCAAGGCAATTTTATCGCTTCTCGTCTCGGTTTACCAACTCCTTTAACAAAAGTGGCTCTCGCTACCTTATTATCACCCACGGAAGAACAGTTATTACAACAGGACGAAAATTTTTTATTCGATAGCGATGAACCGGTTTTTAATGTCACAGTATTTCGCGGACCGGTGAAGTTGCAGGGAACCGTATTTATGGGAGAAGTGGACTTTTCTAAGACTTTTTTTCTGCAAATTGTCGAAGCAATGGCAGCAAAATTTAGTCGTGAAAGTAATTGGTTAGAATCCCGTTTTGCTAGGGTGGCAAAATTTAGCAAAGCCACTTTTATGGGAGATGTAAATTTTAGTCAAAGTCAATTTTTAAATAAAGCCATCTTTCGCGCGGCCCATTTTAAAAGTATTACTAACTTCCATGGCAGTCATTTTACTGCCGAAGCTTATTTTGATCAAACCAAATACGATAAACTCGCAGATTTTACCCGTACTTTCTGGCAAAAAGAAGCTAATTTTTCCCAAAGTCAATGGCGAGATCGTCCGCTATTTTCTAAGAGTAGATTTTTAAGTTTATTAACATTTAGAAATGCCACTTTTGAAAAATCGGGTGCTTTCCGGTCTAGTTATTTTAATGGTGTGGTTAGTTTTCAAGACGTGAAACTTTTAGATCAGGTAGATTTTAGTAATTCCACTTTTACTAAAAATAGTTACTTGACTGTATCAGGATTAGCTTTTGATTCCGATAAAGCGAAAATTCTAGGAGATAGAGGAGTAATTGGTCAAGCAATTTATTTACCAAACCTAGCAGGAAATGAAACAGTTTTAAGAAATTTAGTTCGTAATTTTCGCTCCCTAGAACAAATTGCCGATGCTAATCAAATTGAATACAAAACTGAAAAATTGCGAGTTCAACAGTTAAAACAAAAACTAAATAATATCTCAATTATTCGCCTAATTAACCTCACTTGGGTAGCTGATTTTCTGCATACTTCTTTCCTTGCTTTACTATTACTCTTAAGTCAAGATGGTACAAATTTTAGTTTAGTTTTCGGTACAGGAATCATAATTTTTGCCTATTTTGGCTGTTTATTTTGGTTAATTGATCGCGTGCGTCGTCTCACTCCTAAACCGGTAATTCCTAGTCGTTATGAAATCTTTTGTATGGTAACTAGCTATATTATTCTCACCCTTTCCGGTGTGTTTAATATCCTGCAATCTGCCAGTCGTCCCCTACTAACTTTAACAGCTATTGCCCTAATTCTTGTCCCCTTACCCCTAATTTTAATTATCGAACTTTATCGTCGGGGACGCTATCACGATTTAATGGATAGTTCCTATTTCCTGCAAGATGGCAGTATGCGACAATTACGCTTATTAATCACCCGTTTACCCGTAGTTCCCGAATTTCCCCTTTTTCGCGATCGTTATACTCCTATTCCTTGGCAAAAGCGTTGGAATTGGTTAAATTATTACGATTTAAGTCTCAATAATTTGCTAAAATTAGGCTTTAATGATTGGCGAGTTCGCGATCAAGAATTACCCGCTATCATTTCCTTTTTAGTTTGGTATCAATGGGGTATCGGCATCTTTTATATCACTCTCCTTATCTGGACTCTCTCCCGCACGATTCCGGGGTTAAATCTCTTGATTTATTTAAAATAAACTGTAAGAATTGAAATACAGCAGTTATCTTTTCGTTTTGAGGAGCCGAAATATGAGTGGAAAAATGACCCTTACTTTGAACCGTGATACCTACGGAAGGTTAAGCTGTTCGTAATTTAAATGCTTGACAGCTTAGT contains the following coding sequences:
- the clpS gene encoding ATP-dependent Clp protease adapter ClpS, which translates into the protein MASAPSTTLDKSTQVVKKTYPNYKVIVLNDDLNTFDHVANCLIKYIPDMTTDRAWELTNQVHYQGQAIVWTGPQEQAELYHQQLRREGLTMAPLEAA
- a CDS encoding pentapeptide repeat-containing protein gives rise to the protein MGALLKGCWLLIIFFLFFCLHSLPSLAVVDRVPLTVTLLQERLSAPVLKEGMTTIDLANLVIDIRDENKELQEQFYQQIQGQINRAKQPLGLDFSNSLIQGNFIASRLGLPTPLTKVALATLLSPTEEQLLQQDENFLFDSDEPVFNVTVFRGPVKLQGTVFMGEVDFSKTFFLQIVEAMAAKFSRESNWLESRFARVAKFSKATFMGDVNFSQSQFLNKAIFRAAHFKSITNFHGSHFTAEAYFDQTKYDKLADFTRTFWQKEANFSQSQWRDRPLFSKSRFLSLLTFRNATFEKSGAFRSSYFNGVVSFQDVKLLDQVDFSNSTFTKNSYLTVSGLAFDSDKAKILGDRGVIGQAIYLPNLAGNETVLRNLVRNFRSLEQIADANQIEYKTEKLRVQQLKQKLNNISIIRLINLTWVADFLHTSFLALLLLLSQDGTNFSLVFGTGIIIFAYFGCLFWLIDRVRRLTPKPVIPSRYEIFCMVTSYIILTLSGVFNILQSASRPLLTLTAIALILVPLPLILIIELYRRGRYHDLMDSSYFLQDGSMRQLRLLITRLPVVPEFPLFRDRYTPIPWQKRWNWLNYYDLSLNNLLKLGFNDWRVRDQELPAIISFLVWYQWGIGIFYITLLIWTLSRTIPGLNLLIYLK
- a CDS encoding DUF2103 domain-containing protein; translated protein: MNNGRLVWNHSTHIPGLIAVLEKLITYQGITTVTPGVLSRSKGHCPRLQLRISVPIRGGFKLIARTGKSVQEVFVITDFNQEDLEMAIQACLGK